A region of the candidate division KSB1 bacterium genome:
TCAACGCCTTAGCCGTGTGCAAACGATTTTCCGCTTCCTGATAAATCACCGAATGCGGGCCATCGATGACTGCATCTGTTACTTCGTTGCCACGATCCGCAGGCAGGCAGTGCATATAAATGGCATCCGGTTTGGTTAGCTGCATGAGTTTTTCATCGCAAATCCAGCTTTTGTATTTTTTGGAAATCTCTAACGCATCTTCGGGTTTATGAAAGAGAGACTCGATGCCCCAACTTTTTGGATAGACAATGTCGGCGTCCTCGAAAGCAGCTTCCATTGAATCGACAACCTCAAACTTGACGCCCGCTTTTTCGGCGTTTCCCTTCGCTATTCGCAGCGGCTCTTCCATCAAAGTGTACTCGGGAGGATGTGCCAGAGTGACGTCCAGGCCAAATCGAGTCATGAGCATGATCAGGCCTTGCGGCACTGACATGGGTTTTGCGTAAGACGGCGCATAGGCCCATGAGACGGCGATTTTCTTGCCGCGCAAATCTTTGCCGAACTTCTCGCGAAGGGTCATCAAGTCTGCCAAAGTCTGGCAGGGATGATCGACATCACACTGCATGTTGATGATTGGCTTGTCCGCCCATTTGGCGACTTCCCGCATGTATGTGTTTCCTTCTCCCGGCACCAAATCGTGGCGAATGGCAATTCCGTGACCGTAGGATGAAAGAATGATTCCTGTGTCCTTTGCACTTTCTCCGTGGGC
Encoded here:
- a CDS encoding ornithine carbamoyltransferase; this encodes MNQTLKGKDYISTQDWTDEEIEIALETAADLKQKFKNGEPHRHLPDKTIFLFFFDKSTRTRNSFEAGITQLGGHAHFVDAGTSQIAHGESAKDTGIILSSYGHGIAIRHDLVPGEGNTYMREVAKWADKPIINMQCDVDHPCQTLADLMTLREKFGKDLRGKKIAVSWAYAPSYAKPMSVPQGLIMLMTRFGLDVTLAHPPEYTLMEEPLRIAKGNAEKAGVKFEVVDSMEAAFEDADIVYPKSWGIESLFHKPEDALEISKKYKSWICDEKLMQLTKPDAIYMHCLPADRGNEVTDAVIDGPHSVIYQEAENRLHTAKALMALTM